The Kluyveromyces marxianus DMKU3-1042 DNA, complete genome, chromosome 7 DNA segment aaaatggcagaaaccattgaagaaaaaaaaaaaaaaattcgCTTTGACTAATGGCTTATTAGAGTGGCTTGCTCACACCTGGACGCAAGGAAATGTGGCAGCGGGGTTTTGTTCTTACAAAGAGGTGAATTTTTCGCTACgtttactttttttatGGTAACAAATTAAGAGTATAGGTATATGAAGTTCGTTCCATAGTAAAGTGTAAATTCTACAGACATATTTGAATGAATATCGACCATTTTAAATCAAAGATCTAATATTACCGGTTGTCTACCTCGATTAGAGTCTTGATATCATTAGGTATTATAATTGAGGATTCTATTCAACGGTTTGTACTTGGAGCAGTCCGACGTCCGAACCATGTTGGACTCTGTACGTGTAACCGTTCAATCCCAcacaaataataaaaggaaaattGGTCGTGACCGCTTTTCCGGACctctaaaaaaaataaaaaaaatagcgGGGTAAATCATGAATTACATCCGAGGTACGTAGATGAGGGGCAAGTTATATACACGTGACTAAACCCTTACCTCACAATGTAATGAGGTTTGTAAGCTTACTCATTCTCCTAGAAGAGGGTGAATGTTGTTAGATGAAGGCGCCAACGACATATGCTCAGCTTTAGTGTGttgaatttgttcttgtccttgatTTACAAGTGAGGTATCCTCTGACGGATAACCAGAGACaattttcgttttgttgCGAAGAATCTCCTGTATTTTAGTTTCATCTTGAGACTTACACGAATCCAGTAACTTGTTGCATAGCTCAGGCATTGAGATACCAGCACCGATGATCTTACGTAAGTAGAATTTAATGAGTTTACAGTTGTGTTGTTCTAGTAAAATCTGCTCCACCGCATTTCTATAGTTACAGCACAATTTGTATAGGTCAAAGAGGTTGGAAATAATTGTTTTATCTGGAACGATCTTTATCTTTGCAGATTCGATAATCAAGCGTTGAATCTGGTCAAAAGTTGGGCCCTGGGAATTCTTCTCTAATGGCCTGTGTAAGCATATTTCGCAGCAAAACACTGTACTATCATCTTCGGGCAAAACCCATTTCCCTTGATTGATACAAGAGAAGTCGTACCATTCGTTGCATATCTCGCATTCCACCATGACATCTCCGTTGTCCACCTGACGACAGAAACAGTAACGCCTAGTTTCTTCCGGATTATCAAATTTATCTAGAGGGCTCCAGCATCGTTTCACGCGGTCCATTACTGCCTGTAGGCTCTGGCTAACGCCATTAAAGACACTGTTGAAATCATGTTGCCAAGCTTTTGTCGCCTTTATATGCTTAGAATATAGAGGTGGTTCAAGATTTTGCAATGCGTCCGCTTGCGTCAAACGTAAGTCGTTTGCTGATCCATTGAATCTGTTCACCACCTGGGACTGCTCTGTGGTTCTATTTCTAACCGCAGACTGGAATTCCGATACCCATTGATCGTTAATTGAAAGTTTTTGGTGCATAGGTAGAAGAATATTTCGAGCTGCACCGATAGTCTTGTTAATTTCACTTAGTTGATCTAGAAGCTTTGAAGATAATGGGATACGAACACTATTCGATGTGTTGACTAATTCCTGCAAAGTAGATGACTTGATTCTATGACTTTTATCTATaagaagtttttgaacaGTGTTCGTGATCCATTGTAATTTGGCAATTTCCTTTGCTATATTTTCCAACTtgtcaatttcatcatcaccaaaTAAGTCCACACCGAGGGACAAGAATGAAAACACATCATGAGCTTGGAAAGTTGATATATCATTTATTGCTATTCCTCTTTTATCATTTCCAAAGATCATATCGTAAACTTTAAGCCATTGTAACTGAGAAATTCTCTCTGCATATATTTGGAGgtattttgaatttattcCCAAGCTTAATCCTTTGGTGTATATCTTCTCTAATATTTCTATCTGGTTAGAACGCCTATAGAGAGCGGCATCCTTTTGAAACTGAGCGAATGAATTTACAATTCTATCAATGTCATTTGAGTAATCAATGCTAACTGGTAATTCACGTATTTTCTGTAATAAATTATCAAGGTCTTCGAGGCCAACATCAAACTCTGGTGGTAAAATTCTTTTCGTCATAAACCCAGCGTCATGAGAaatttttgttatttttggTACTCTAGTTCGTTCAATGATGCTTTTGCAGCCTCTGGTAACCATTTGAGCTTCGTTAATAAACTCCTTAATGATACACTTTTCATCCAAATTTTCGTCAGGTATGCTTATCAAAAGGTTAGATAAATCGTTGATAGATATTTTAGGACCGCTTCCTTGGGAACATTTTAGATTGTTTATCATATCAAGTAGTGAAGTAGTTTCGTAAGGAATAGAGTTTTCTCTATTCGTTGGATCATTTTGTAATTTAATCAATAAATCGGTCAAAAACGACTCTGTGTAATATTCATGCAGTTCAATATTTAACCCCTGTAATTCGGTAAATTTTGATTCCAACTCGAGATACTGGGtaattgaaattgatatcGAGTTTGATTCATTCGATATAACCATTTTTGACGCCCCAGTCGGAGAAAGATCAATATCggaaatgaaatcaaacTTATTGATCACATGAggtatatttttttcaattttgttTCGTAGCTGTAGCTCTTCCTTAATTGATTTAATCAATAAGGGCTGAATAGTTCTTATAAGCTCGTTATCTGAAGAATTTTCAGATATATTCACCAATAATTGAAAAGGTAATACTGAAGGTAATAAATGATTATGAGACCTCCAAGACTCTACTGCCTCCAAGCTATTCAACCATTCTTTTGGTGCAAATAGTGATTTTTCACTGATTTGAAATCCAGAATGTATTGTAGTAGAATACACTTGCGGATATTTCATTATGAAGGTCTTTGGTTCCTGAACTACTTTAAAATATCGTATACCTGCTGATGATAGGTTGGACGTCGGCACCTGGATATCATTATGAGGATTTTGAATATCGGGTTTGATGCCTACAATATCCAGTAATGAATTATTAATCGTTCTTTTCCTCGAAGTTTTATTCTGATCAAGTAAATTGGTAGCTTGGAAACTCTGGAAAAAGTCTGATTCAATGAAGTCCGCTTCATATTTCTCAACGTCATTTTTAGGTATCTTTTGCTTTATATCTTCAAAAAGTGATTCCATGCGGTTTTTGTACTGTGGAGGAACAAAATACCACACTTTTGAGGAACCTACATGTGAGTAATCCAAAACGGGTAGAAGTCCATCTTCAACAGCCCAACCTGAAGTGGAGAATAGCATACCAATATCTATCTTACTCGAACATAAATTTCCATAGTCAATATCTAAATATTGTAGTATGGATTCTTTGCATAGATTGATGGTATTCAAGTCCCATGGATGAGGAGTTCGCGGTTTGGTGTTGGATGTCGGTGCTGCAAAGTTGACAAATCCAGAACCATGCACAATTGTGGGCAGATCTAGACCtgtttcaatatcaaaagataacgattcttcttggatgATAGTTTGATACAATCTTTCGAAGTCTTCAATGGACATTGCGTCACCATAAGAGGAAAGAGAAGGGTACAGATCCTGAAGTGACTCTTGAATCATCTCACGGTGACGCTGCGATTTCtcaaaatattgttttaaGTTATAAATTGGTGAACTTCTCCATTCGTAGAGAGAGTTATCATATATTTCAGATTCTCTATTCCACAAGTTGAAGTTATAGTCTGGGTAAGTAGAATCGTTAGGTTCAGTTATTCCTATCTTTGGTTCCACAACTGATCCGTAACGTGTAGAGAACCCCTTTGCATCTAGTATATCACGCATTCTAAAGTACTCTTTACCAGATCCGCCTAGTTCAAAATTTAGAATTTTCTCTGTACATTGGCGTTTTATAAGATGTTGGTCACTTGTACTTGCATCTCGGTCCTTAATCTGCGCATAGTCTGTATCTCTCTTTCCTGTAGTGTaaaatttttcttgtgGTATTTTTATACTATCTGCAGGGCTGGTTGTGGTATCTAAAGAAAGTTGtgaactttcttcttgtttatCAAAGTCAGAAAACATTTTGATATATGCAGATctcaaagaagttgataAAGAGCTCATTATCCTACCCGAATATCCTAGTTCTCTGCCTATTTGTGCCCAGAGTTTCTTCTGACATACATTTTCAAATCCTCCTCGTGATTGGACACAAGAACGTAGTCTGTGTAGGTCTAACGTTCTTTTATCAATGCTTGGGATTTTACCAAGCGTagagtttctttttggatcCTTTTTGAGTTTGTGAAATCTGTAGAGATCGTGATGAAGTTTTACACGTTTTTGTAATTCGATGTTATAAGAATTACTATGTTGCTTTCTAGGTTTGAACCAGAAGTTTTCTGTATCTATACCAAATGAAGCAAAGAGTGGATCATCGCAATTCCTGAAGTCAATTTTTACAGCACCAAACTGTTTCCCCAGCGGTTCCATTATTGCGTAAAGTTCATAAGGTGTGGGATAGTTATCACTTCTATCGATTACTACAGTTGGAATAGATCCCTCTTGGACAGTATATTTTATTCCTTTGATTGTTCCCTCACTTGCAATTCTTGTATCATGGATTATTTTTTGGCAGTGAACATGAGAAAGATCAAATGGAGCATTCAGCCTTGTTTTATGTtgagtatatatataaatgcTTTGATTTTGTCCATTCGAATGTGGTGAAGTATTATTGTGGCTCTTATGAGATGATGGtgccattttttctttcccttgACCAATTTTTGATGGCTGCGGTTCTGTCATAACAGAAGCCAAAGCACTTTCTGTGCTTATCTTTTTATCATCCATCAATGGCTTAGCAGGATTACTTTGAACTTCATTTTCGGTTTTACTTGGCTGGTCGGAATGTGTCATGGCAGGTTGATCTGGATTTAAAAGCATCGCAACAGAGTTGTTCGGCAGCGATGAGACTTGATTAAACTGCATAACAACTGCTTTGAGATGAGTGTTTGCTTTATTCTATACAAagtttgttcaaaataGCAAGCATCTGTTCGGCGAACCAGTTTTACACAGAACTTCCTTGGTATTATGGAGCTCTTTTCTATATAATAATGTACCTCTTCTTAGGCTTTTGTTTAAAAACTTGTATGGCAGTAGTTTATTTAGTGTAGTACTTTTATCCAAGAGAGACGTCTTCTATGATCACGTGCAATGACAATAGAACCTGTAATGAAGAATTATGCAAAGAACTCGAAAAAGACGAActtttcttggtttctAAGCAACGGCGCAGATCGATTGAAGGATCAGGTAATATGTGTGAGCTGCAATCTTATTTAAGGTTTCAAACTGCAGTTTCTTATATTAACTTACATAAACGAAATatgttgaaaagttttATGCAGTTGCTTTAGAGAACAGTTTAGAAACGGTAGCGGACTATCAAAAACACGGACATTAGAGCAACTCGTTACGCACATAAGGTTCTTAAATATACTCCAGACTCCAGACGTTACACTTCGTGGTACTTCAATGTATTGAGTTTCTTACTATACAGAGCTACctatcaatttcaaaaggGTTTTTACGACACGTTCCAGTAGAAGCAAGTGACGTCCAACCTACTCtaaaatgaatatatataaaccAGAAACCTCCAGTCTGCTAAAATTGCAGAGGTCAATCTACATGTCGTGGTCACAAAACTGAAAACCGTAACTCATCCTGGAACTGAAATTAAAGCCACAACGTCAATTCAAAATGTCAAGTTCAGGAAATAATGAAACGCTTGATTTTGACCCTGGTAATATATCAACATATAACATAAGGGCGAATATTGCAAGTATATTGCAATTGCCAAATTACAGTGAAAGACGTATTAGTTTCACTATGACCAGAAACCAAATGGATAATATGGAACAAAATGGTATAGAAGAACAATACACTACTTCATGGAAAATTCAGAAAATACAATAACAACTCCATATAAACATACATACgaatacacacacatattGTTGATATATGACGGACATATGTtgaacagaaacaaaacaaggCTACtatttaattttttgaaaaacgGATCCATCATTTAAAGCTTTATTATGAATATTTAAATAATTAAATACTTCAATAAAAAGCTGCGAAGacaaaaataaatgataaaagaacttgaagcAAAATGTTAGGCACTGCTCTGTaagggaaagaagagaacttGCAATTTACTATTCATGAAATCCAATGCAGTATGGATTGTGTAAATAGTAGACTATGCGCGgccagaaaaaaatgatgtCGATTTTTTTAGTAAGATTTATTTGGAATGCATCAATGGGTTTAACTTCACTAGAAAAGGGTCAGCTCCCTAGACGATTACCAACTGCTATCATTGTTATAAGTTTGGTCAGATCTTGAATTACCTGATTGTCTACCCATTCCTTGCTTGGAATAAGCGTTTCCACCGTAGCCTCCGGAGCCTGCTCTGGCGCTGGGTGGTGTACCAGGAATGTGGGTGTTGGCAGGATTGTTATCACCAAAACTCTGACCACCGCCACTTCCATATTGTTCTTGATTTCCATAACCTTGCTCGGTCGCAGAACGTTGTTGGTAATCATTAGACCCGAATCCCATTTGACctgaagttgaagttgtCTTTTGGCGCCCGccagaagttgaagagtCACGCAAGTCCGAAGAGTCATAATCATATTCGTCGAAATGATCTCTGTTATTTTGAGAGCTCTTTCCCTTGGATCTTGTTGTCCTGCCATTATAATTGTCGTCATCATATCCGCCATATTGCTTTGAACCACCACTCATAGAAGAGTCATTGCCTCTGCCGGAAGGATGTTCAATCGATCCAGTGTCAGTGTAGCGCCCGTGGGATTGTTGTTGAGGGCTTAGAGGGTTGCCGTATTCGTCAACTCTAGTATCCTCCTGGTCACGGCCGTCATCGCCGGTTAATTTCTCGCTAAATTTATGCAAAAGATGAGACATGTTTGAATTTGCTTACGTGGTTTTACTATAGGCACAGTGCTTAATTGCTGGTAATTTCGACCTACATTATGATCTATATTACAAGGTAAAAACTGATTGAATGGGAAATACAGTTCAACCTTAGGCCTCTTATATACTATTGATAGAATCCTGGATAgcaaatttcaaaaatcaTTAATAAGTTAAAGCTACACCTTATGGTTGACATCACTTTAAATTGCTAAGCTTACACCCCATGGTACTATTAATTGCTGTCTACAATACGCAACATTTCGCGAGTAGAACCCCAACAATACACGACAACCCCTGTGAAAAGAGGCTTTTCATTCGCATTATGTAACTAGactttatttcttttgtctttacTACTGGCTGGCTTGCCCATCAGCTACACTTTCCAAGCACATTCTCCTTTCCTCGTTCCTGATCTCCCCTCGACAGGTTATTGAGAAGTTTCGCATtacaaaaagtatatattCATAGAAAGAGCTAAACTCAAGGATATTTCAGAGTACGTAACGCTAATAATAACTTCAAACACCGTCAAATTAATGATCTAATTCAGAGTAATTAAAATTAAGATATGTCTTATGTAATAAAAAGGCACCATTTACAGTATTACGAGCAATTGCTATTAGCAACTCCTTGcaattcaacaaagacaaaagaagaaaaaggttaTAATTTGCTAGTAAAACGTGTCAAATTTATTAAGAATAGTTTTAGGGACA contains these protein-coding regions:
- the ECM5 gene encoding Ecm5p, with the protein product MQFNQVSSLPNNSVAMLLNPDQPAMTHSDQPSKTENEVQSNPAKPLMDDKKISTESALASVMTEPQPSKIGQGKEKMAPSSHKSHNNTSPHSNGQNQSIYIYTQHKTRLNAPFDLSHVHCQKIIHDTRIASEGTIKGIKYTVQEGSIPTVVIDRSDNYPTPYELYAIMEPLGKQFGAVKIDFRNCDDPLFASFGIDTENFWFKPRKQHSNSYNIELQKRVKLHHDLYRFHKLKKDPKRNSTLGKIPSIDKRTLDLHRLRSCVQSRGGFENVCQKKLWAQIGRELGYSGRIMSSLSTSLRSAYIKMFSDFDKQEESSQLSLDTTTSPADSIKIPQEKFYTTGKRDTDYAQIKDRDASTSDQHLIKRQCTEKILNFELGGSGKEYFRMRDILDAKGFSTRYGSVVEPKIGITEPNDSTYPDYNFNLWNRESEIYDNSLYEWRSSPIYNLKQYFEKSQRHREMIQESLQDLYPSLSSYGDAMSIEDFERLYQTIIQEESLSFDIETGLDLPTIVHGSGFVNFAAPTSNTKPRTPHPWDLNTINLCKESILQYLDIDYGNLCSSKIDIGMLFSTSGWAVEDGLLPVLDYSHVGSSKVWYFVPPQYKNRMESLFEDIKQKIPKNDVEKYEADFIESDFFQSFQATNLLDQNKTSRKRTINNSLLDIVGIKPDIQNPHNDIQVPTSNLSSAGIRYFKVVQEPKTFIMKYPQVYSTTIHSGFQISEKSLFAPKEWLNSLEAVESWRSHNHLLPSVLPFQLLVNISENSSDNELIRTIQPLLIKSIKEELQLRNKIEKNIPHVINKFDFISDIDLSPTGASKMVISNESNSISISITQYLELESKFTELQGLNIELHEYYTESFLTDLLIKLQNDPTNRENSIPYETTSLLDMINNLKCSQGSGPKISINDLSNLLISIPDENLDEKCIIKEFINEAQMVTRGCKSIIERTRVPKITKISHDAGFMTKRILPPEFDVGLEDLDNLLQKIRELPVSIDYSNDIDRIVNSFAQFQKDAALYRRSNQIEILEKIYTKGLSLGINSKYLQIYAERISQLQWLKVYDMIFGNDKRGIAINDISTFQAHDVFSFLSLGVDLFGDDEIDKLENIAKEIAKLQWITNTVQKLLIDKSHRIKSSTLQELVNTSNSVRIPLSSKLLDQLSEINKTIGAARNILLPMHQKLSINDQWVSEFQSAVRNRTTEQSQVVNRFNGSANDLRLTQADALQNLEPPLYSKHIKATKAWQHDFNSVFNGVSQSLQAVMDRVKRCWSPLDKFDNPEETRRYCFCRQVDNGDVMVECEICNEWYDFSCINQGKWVLPEDDSTVFCCEICLHRPLEKNSQGPTFDQIQRLIIESAKIKIVPDKTIISNLFDLYKLCCNYRNAVEQILLEQHNCKLIKFYLRKIIGAGISMPELCNKLLDSCKSQDETKIQEILRNKTKIVSGYPSEDTSLVNQGQEQIQHTKAEHMSLAPSSNNIHPLLGE